Proteins from a single region of Argiope bruennichi chromosome 6, qqArgBrue1.1, whole genome shotgun sequence:
- the LOC129972511 gene encoding uncharacterized protein LOC129972511, with protein MNFSGEDRKEVFFFFEQILRSYKQPVYYENLRGHISNASVNIRKYVLTKCKGDNFLEYFKRRKNYFCVEDGKISLKEEFGNEQPKNSHFNKSKKKTSKGKFVRRSTSFTHSSYASALKGNDSSRNEDKEYETDAITYFRNRLIRKKKERLWSIEFDDFPKKIKRHLQLYHKSKVKSFLSYYPNKFVIDSDDETVTLAHFCESNSNAADCSSTNQETCSNIDQNSVNIIIDLEIKKASDYLECVIFFIDILKKLNQPFPIEKLGGYFSQARKEIKDHLKINYRSFKFFFDDAPLIFLKNASEEVSLSKEYRKLIRAAENLIKDTKKDFTLQTEMPLKSQINHIFQPRISSQRPSCLAETNKDVLSLVNIANTQEDTMEETLKLHNSDLLELEMTNESTDDFFDNYLMRSSSQESSDSLSSKSTQSISVKHPQVKDYSVIKVNENFELKLTDKELMEHTFLRCIFTVELFCLEFVESELNYIQSFENKAIKYFMDILDSSATKLWKLSNLQGSVGNNREIAQFMNKFYKGEKLVSFFQKHHQFEVDPPFVKIALSDKGNRTEDFNMFSNEKNMMNDLVNLYELNDFKILLRDTYTYLSNVCEFCKDKNDVKIERLCGILSRFPSCLNMIKSLKGQSLSEKNEYFLQKMMIFQFSRKGYIFFPYDYFYDKCRILFSWFEKMQCYDPLMKFVSFSDFWKANVYSRCISNNNRHISLEKSYQNVADIIENEMENRSEMNYCELAEIIPENVLFSLTNGNYFSRYIISSLLESGKYRMKDGKISLLAYDNCNLGPSDTVDNVSAEIINEFENHIFNESSRELYIQQNICDNQDNSVCSPFTNINNHSEYKVELGYCSKQSSEILQTTEYSEMYSKSVEFKSDLSLKDDKVLVNHLISEDQHKNFNSTNDNHISEPVIKSFNQEKSKDMNVFKTEQNLCIDVPVSNAENFKSGEKITVFTKPTKSVSNNKEPELVVEESGSVFESSSNCYSCEDKVNIKIDLISHNSDAPEKLSISSLSLSPEFHEFNEFRKENQNFSFKCDLMNTLISEDLSKQEDEFDNDQALDLNLTENYVLEEKCISVLPEVKPLEKDNLTEQNVVPEVTAKYASESNIEVLEMEQNISCISQEKEVEIHLLNKQNSYDNFDASTEMISQQTLHNLDSTNKEIVIRTFEHFADENINLKTSKAFEQVHKKDFQCDASQMSDFNDATPENRIISVTIQDFNTPQELQRIKHKDTAVSVKQSFTDMPEELFDTSLIKQYLSSSKLSEEMNHPSITIHDAESVKESVGSEVPLKYPLAMLTSSSDDVSKINKSRASSCNDLTSDFPLQPITAKVVLLTNSSCLALADIKERKQSIYFMKYAFACEHQDDCSDCFSILQIGDEVSCFVPLTEIPQKIWIAFMVTKENSESLNEFILENAKILHEGPIKSLPNSACIKSSTRHFGCQTEFPKCDNYCQTDVNANADKYQSRKEISCQTRLYFVRNVSIQTENVTMMCMNQNDFEETEIPFGSKCVKCQTYFNGDFGNDTWTENTDPVIWQGKKSQLTKTVSCQTFSTGQIMMLKHHPM; from the coding sequence ATGAATTTCTCTGGTGAAGACAGAAAGGaagtattctttttctttgaacaAATATTGCGATCATACAAACAACcagtatattatgaaaatttgcgAGGTCATATTTCAAATGCATCAGTCAACATAAGGAAATATGTTTTAACCAAATGCAAAGGAGATAACTTTCTGGAATATTTTAAGcgtagaaagaattatttttgtgtagaagatggtaaaatttcattaaaagaagaatttggCAATGAACAAccaaaaaattcacattttaataaatctaaaaagaaGACCTCGAAAGGAAAATTTGTCAGGCGAAGCACAAGTTTCACCCATTCTTCATATGCAAGTGCGTTAAAAGGCAATGATTCAAGTAGAAATGAAGATAAAGAATATGAAACTGATGCTATTACTTATTTCCGAAATCGATTGATTcgcaaaaaaaaggaaagattatgGTCTATTGAATTCGatgattttcctaaaaaaattaagaggCATCTCCAGCTTTATCACAAAAGCAAagtaaaaagttttctttcttattatcctaataaatttgttattgataGTGATGATGAAACTGTTACACTTGCACATTTCTGCGAATCAAATTCTAATGCAGCTGACTGTTCCTCAACAAATCAAGAAACATGTTCAAATATTGATCaaaattctgttaatattattattgatttagagATTAAAAAAGCATCAGATTATCTtgaatgtgtaatatttttcattgacatTCTTAAAAAGCTAAATCAACCATTTCCCATTGAGAAATTGGGTGGTTATTTTTCTCAAgccagaaaagaaataaaagaccacttaaaaataaactatagaagtttcaaatttttctttgatgatgctcctttgatatttttaaaaaatgcctcaGAAGAAGTATCACTTTCAAAAGAATATAGAAAGCTCATCAGAGctgctgaaaatttgattaaagataCTAAAAAAGACTTTACTTTACAAACAGAAATGCCTCTAAAATCACAAATCAATCACATTTTTCAGCCTCGGATATCCTCACAGCGTCCGTCATGCCTTGCAGAAACTAATAAAGATGTCTTGTCACTAGTAAACATTGCAAACACTCAGGAAGATACAATggaagaaacattaaaattgcaCAATAGTGATCTGTTAGAATTAGAAATGACAAATGAATCAACGGATGATTTTTTTGATAACTACCTTATGCGTTCTTCTTCCCAAGAATCTTCAGATTCTTTATCCAGTAAATCTACTCAAAGTATCAGTGTTAAGCACCCACAAGTAAAAGATTATTCTGtcataaaagtaaatgaaaattttgaattaaaattgactgaTAAGGAGTTAATGGAACATACTTTTCTTAGATGCATATTCACAGTAGAATTATTCTGTTTGGAGTTTGTGGAAAGCGAGCTTAATTATATCCAGAGCTTTGAAAACAAAGCTATTAAGTATTTTATGGACATATTAGATTCTTCAGCTACTAAGTTATGGAAACTAAGTAATTTGCAGGGTTCTGTTGGGAATAATCGTGAAATTGcccaatttatgaataaattttacaaaggAGAAAAATTAGTTTCCTTCTTTCAAAAACATCACCAGTTTGAAGTGGATCCACCATTTGTTAAAATTGCTCTTTCTGATAAAGGCAATCGTACAGAAGATTTTAATATGTTCtcaaatgagaaaaatatgaTGAATGATTTGGTGAATTTATATGaactaaatgattttaaaattcttctaagaGATACTTATACATATCTCTCTAATGTGTGTGAATTCtgtaaagataaaaatgatgTCAAAATTGAGAGATTGTGTGGAATACTATCCAGATTCCCTAGTTGTTTGAACATGATTAAATCTTTGAAAGGACAGTCATTAtctgagaaaaatgaatattttcttcagaaaatgatGATATTTCAATTCTCTAGAAAAGGATACATATTTTTCccttatgattatttttatgacaagtgtcgtattttattttcatggtttgaaaaaatgcaatgttATGATCCCTTAatgaaatttgtaagtttttcagatttttggAAAGCAAATGTTTATTCCAGATGTATCTCAAATAATAACAGGCATATTAGTTTGgaaaaatcttatcaaaatgtTGCAGAtatcattgaaaatgaaatggaaaatagaTCTGAAATGAACTATTGTGAATTAGCTGAAATTATTCCTGAAAATGTCCTGTTTTCATTGAcaaatggtaattatttttccagatatattatttcttcattattagaAAGTGGAAAATATAGAATGAAAGATGGCAAGATTAGTTTGCTTGCATATGATAATTGCAATTTAGGTCCTTCTGATACTGTGGATAATGTATCCGCTGAAATCATTAATGaattcgaaaatcacatttttaatgaaagctcaCGTGAATTATATATTCAGCAAAACATCTGTGATAATCAAGACAATAGTGTATGTTCACCTTTTACAAACATAAACAACCATTCCGAATATAAAGTTGAATTGGGATATTGTTCAAAACAGTCTTCAGAAATATTACAAACTACAGAATATTCTGAGATGTATTCCAAAAGTGTAGAATTCAAATCTGATTTGTCCTTGAAAGATGATAAAGTACTtgttaatcatttaatttctgaagatcagcataaaaattttaattcaacaaatgATAATCACATTTCTGAAcctgtaataaaatcatttaatcaaGAAAAGAGTAAAGACATGAATGTATTTAAAACAGAACAAAATCTTTGCATTGATGTACCAGTGAGtaatgctgaaaattttaaatctggaGAAAAAATCACAGTGTTCACAAAACCCACCAAATCTGTATCAAACAATAAAGAACCCGAATTGGTAGTTGAAGAAAGTGGATCTGTCTTCGAATCTTCAAGTAACTGTTACAGCTGTGAAGATaaagtaaatatcaaaatagatttaatttcacATAATTCTGATGCCCCGGAGAAATTAAGCATCTCTTCTCTCTCTTTATCTCCAGAGTTTCATGAATTCAATGAGTTTCGAAAAGAAAaccaaaacttttcatttaagtGTGATCTTATGAACACGCTTATTTCTGAAGATCTGAGTAAACAGGAAGATGAATTTGATAATGATCAAGCACTTgatttaaatttaacagaaaattatgttCTTGAAGAAAAGTGTATTTCAGTTCTGCCAGAGGTAAAGCCACTGGAAAAAGACAATTTAACTGAACAAAATGTAGTCCCTGAAGTTACAGCTAAATATGCTTCAGAATCAAACATTGAAGTATTAGAAATGGAACAAAATATCTCTTGTATATCTCAAGAAAAAGAGGTTGAGATTCATTTGCtcaataaacaaaattcatatgATAATTTTGATGCTAGTACTGAAATGATTAGTCAACAGACACTTCATAATTTAGACTCGACAAATAAAGAGATAGTAATAAGGACATTTGAACATTTTgctgatgaaaatataaatttgaaaacttcCAAAGCTTTTGAGCAAgttcataaaaaagattttcagtGTGATGCTTCTCAGATGTCAGATTTTAATGATGCCACAccagaaaatagaataatttctgTAACAATTCAAGATTTCAATACACCTCAAGAAttacaaagaataaaacataaaGATACTGCTGTCTCTGTTAAACAGTCATTTACAGATATGCCTGAAGAATTATTTGACACATCactaataaaacaatatttaagttCTTCAAAACTTTCTGAGGAAATGAATCATCCTAGCATTACAATACATGATGCAGAATCTGTGAAAGAGAGTGTTGGTTCAGAAGTGCCATTAAAATATCCTCTTGCCATGTTAACTTCCTCTTCTGATGATGtaagcaaaataaacaaatcCAGAGCTAGCAGCTGTAATGACTTAACATCGGATTTTCCTTTGCAACCAATTACAGCTAAAGTTGTACTTTTGACAAACAGTTCGTGTTTAGCCTTAGCTGATATAAAGGAACGTAAACAGagcatatattttatgaaatatgcttTTGCTTGTGAACATCAAGATGATTGCTCTGATTGTTTTAGTATCTTACAAATTGGTGATGAAGTCTCATGTTTTGTACCTCTTACTGAAATACCACAGAAAATATGGATTGCATTTATGGTTactaaagaaaattctgaaagcttaaatgaatttattttggaaaatgctaaaattctgcATGAAGGACCTATAAAATCTCTTCCTAATTCAGCTTGTATAAAAAGCTCTACGCGTCATTTTGGATGCCAGACTGAATTTCCGAAATGTGATAATTATTGTCAGACTGATGTTAATGCCAATGCTGACAAATATCAATCAAGGAAGGAAATATCATGTCAAACAAGGTTATATTTTGTTCGAAATGTTTCTATCCAAACTGAAAATGTTACAATGATGtgcatgaatcaaaatgattttgaagAGACTGAAATTCCATTTGGTAGTAAATGTGTAAAATGCCAAACTTACTTTAATGGTGATTTTGGAAATGATACATGGACTGAAAACACTGACCCAGTTATTTGGCAaggaaaaaaatcacaattaacAAAAACTGTCAGTTGTCAGACTTTCTCTACTGGACAAATCATGATGCTAAAGCACCATCCTATGtag
- the LOC129971660 gene encoding exosome complex component RRP45-like, with translation MKITSITEREFITSIILKNKRLDGRHLVDGRTLNIKFLKEWGGCIVYLGNTVVLSQVTAEVTEPKASSPTEGALQVNFEVSPMSAPDVNLSRSSNEFVELQRSLERCIRDSKCIDLESLCIVAGIKVWTIKVDIRAMNDDGNLLECGSIAAISALSHFKRPDVTVVGTEVTVHSLDDREPVSLNLHHMPIGINMALFCQGTYIVLDPTEAEERISDGCYIIGMNAHQEVCFIHRKGSLLLPEETIKKCIELAIRRAQTVTQTIRAALDDDEYKRLTKAPVGIVNMLQTGTILGARQPIYNFDLNSFKTPQTEVEMVDAEVITVEDGTPDRPIPVISASTLAVKEHALRILKEGEATVFEGGASKWGMESEEEETSSDEKEEPSVPAVKQETYLSSEEETGYLESDHIDVKPSSTRGWYSKNPFS, from the coding sequence ATGAAGATCACATCCATTACTGAGAGAGAATTTATAACttctataatattaaagaataagcgGTTAGATGGACGACATTTAGTGGACGGTAGAACTCTGAACATTAAATTTCTCAAAGAATGGGGTGGATGCATTGTTTACTTGGGCAATACAGTAGTTTTGTCTCAAGTTACGGCAGAAGTAACTGAGCCAAAAGCATCCAGTCCAACTGAAGGAGCACTTCAAGTGAACTTCGAAGTTTCACCCATGTCCGCTCCTGATGTAAATTTATCACGATCTTCAAATGAATTTGTGGAATTGCAGAGATCTTTGGAAAGATGTATTCGAGACAGTAAATGCATAGATTTGGAATCTCTGTGTATAGTTGCTGGTATAAAAGTATGGACAATCAAAGTGGATATTCGTGCAATGAATGATGATGGAAATCTTTTAGAGTGTGGGAGCATTGCAGCAATTTCAGCTCTTTCACATTTTAAACGACCTGATGTGACTGTTGTTGGTACTGAAGTTACAGTACATTCCTTAGATGATCGAGAACCAGTATCTTTGAATCTTCATCATATGCCAATTGGCATTAACATGGCTTTGTTTTGTCAAGGAACTTATATAGTTCTGGATCCAACTGAAGCAGAAGAACGAATATCTGATGGCTGTTACATTATTGGTATGAATGCCCATCAGGAAGTATGTTTCATTCATAGAAAGGGAAGCTTATTGCTTCCTGAAGAAACcattaaaaaatgcatagaattaGCAATTCGTCGGGCTCAAACTGTGACTCAGACAATACGTGCAGCCCTTGATGATGATGAATATAAAAGATTAACTAAAGCACCCGTAGGCATAGTGAATATGCTTCAGACAGGTACTATTTTAGGTGCCAGACAACCTATCTATAATTTTgacttaaattcttttaaaactccACAGACTGAAGTAGAAATGGTTGATGCAGAAGTTATTACAGTTGAAGATGGTACACCAGACAGACCAATTCCAGTTATTTCTGCTAGTACTTTAGCTGTTAAAGAACAtgctttaagaattttgaaagagGGAGAAGCAACTGTTTTTGAGGGAGGAGCTAGTAAATGGGGAATGGAGTCGGAAGAAGAAGAAACATCTTCAGATGAAAAAGAAGAGCCATCTGTTCCTGCTGTGAAACAGGAAACATATTTGAGTAGTGAAGAAGAAACTGGTTATTTGGAGAGTGATCATATTGATGTAAAACCATCTAGTACTCGTGGCTGGTATTCTAAGAacccattttcttaa
- the LOC129972859 gene encoding etoposide-induced protein 2.4 homolog, which produces MEFLKTVLILTLHGMRDCFNGVLASIKFCSKTQNSRRVREEVRSSSDEPKTMSSVLIQCGVFGFLVWLPIYLFRNVLMNCIYEYFCSYLSEDDLGSITFLPAVLSWIFFFFWTFPLFIINRFLNLSWDQQVADITSEKAGIKKKDIFGVTGSWSDQVTSIGVQVLYMIQCIMIQYLPFSSIIRYVASTFLLSLLYSMYAFEYKWCLKGWSLQKRIHFIETKWPYFVGFGLPLAVATAYVESYSLMDSTCLFSVLFPFCVVGSTITFDSKLKDFRSPFRVFKFAACITDFVYYHICKWLLR; this is translated from the coding sequence atggaATTTCTGAAGACAGTATTAATATTGACTCTTCATGGTATGCGCGATTGCTTTAATGGCGTACTTGCTTCtataaaattttgctcaaaaacTCAGAATTCCCGGAGAGTACGGGAAGAAGTTAGAAGCAGTAGCGATGAGCCCAAAACAATGTCTAGTGTTTTAATACAATGTGGAGTTTTTGGATTCCTAGTGTGGCTCcctatatatttatttcgaaatgtttTGATGAACTGTATTTACGAATATTTCTGTTCCTATTTGTCTGAAGACGATTTGGGATCAATTACATTTTTGCCAGCTGTCCTCAGttggatatttttcttcttttggacttttcctttatttatcattaatagatttttaaatctaTCGTGGGATCAACAAGTTGCTGATATTACTTCTGAAAAAGCAGGCATaaagaaaaaggatatttttgGTGTTACTGGATCATGGAGCGACCAAGTAACCAGCATAGGTGTACAAGTTCTTTACATGATACAATGCATCATGATACAGTATTTGCCATTCTCTAGTATTATTAGATATGTAGCTTCAACTTTCCTGCTGTCTCTTTTATATTCAATGTATGCTTTTGAATATAAATGGTGTTTAAAAGGGTGGTCTTTACAAAAGCggatacattttattgaaacaaaatggccatattttgttggatttggaCTTCCACTGGCAGTTGCAACAGCATATGTTGAAAGTTACTCATTAATGGACAGTACATGCCTGTTTTCAGTTTTGTTTCCATTCTGTGTGGTAGGAAGTACTATAACATTCGATAGTAAATTAAAAGACTTCAGGTCTCCATTTAGAGTATTTAAGTTTGCTGCATGCATTACTGACTTTGTATACTATCATATTTGCAAATGGCTGTTAAGGTAA